A stretch of Pseudomonas sp. LRP2-20 DNA encodes these proteins:
- the ilvC gene encoding ketol-acid reductoisomerase, with translation MKVFYDKDCDLSIIQGKKVAIIGYGSQGHAQACNLKDSGVDVTVGLRKGSATVAKAEAHGLKVADVATAVAAADLVMILTPDEFQGALYKNEIEPNIKKGATLAFSHGFSIHYNQVVPRADLDVIMIAPKAPGHTVRSEFVKGGGIPDLIAIYQDASGNAKNVALSYASGVGGGRTGIIETTFKDETETDLFGEQAVLCGGTVELVKAGFETLVEAGYAPEMAYFECLHELKLIVDLMYEGGIANMNYSISNNAEYGEYVTGPEVINEESRKAMRNALKRIQDGEYAKMFISEGATNYPSMTAKRRNNAAHGIEIIGEQLRSMMPWISANKIVDKTKN, from the coding sequence ATGAAAGTTTTCTACGATAAAGACTGCGACCTTTCCATCATCCAGGGCAAGAAAGTCGCCATCATCGGTTACGGTTCCCAGGGCCACGCCCAAGCGTGCAACCTGAAGGACTCCGGTGTAGACGTTACCGTCGGTCTGCGTAAAGGTTCGGCCACCGTTGCCAAGGCAGAAGCCCACGGCCTGAAAGTTGCCGACGTTGCTACCGCTGTCGCTGCGGCTGACCTGGTGATGATCCTGACCCCGGACGAATTCCAGGGCGCGCTGTACAAGAACGAGATCGAGCCGAACATCAAGAAGGGCGCCACCCTGGCCTTCTCCCACGGCTTCTCGATCCACTACAACCAGGTCGTTCCACGTGCCGACCTCGACGTGATCATGATCGCGCCGAAAGCCCCGGGCCACACCGTTCGCTCCGAGTTCGTCAAAGGCGGCGGCATCCCTGACCTGATCGCTATCTACCAGGACGCTTCGGGCAACGCCAAGAACGTCGCCCTGTCCTACGCTTCGGGTGTGGGTGGCGGCCGTACCGGCATCATCGAAACCACCTTCAAAGACGAGACCGAAACCGACCTGTTCGGTGAGCAGGCTGTTCTGTGCGGCGGTACCGTAGAGCTGGTCAAAGCCGGTTTCGAAACCCTGGTCGAAGCTGGCTACGCGCCGGAAATGGCCTACTTCGAGTGCCTGCACGAGCTGAAGCTGATCGTTGACCTCATGTACGAAGGCGGCATCGCCAACATGAACTACTCGATCTCCAACAACGCCGAGTACGGTGAGTACGTCACCGGTCCGGAAGTCATCAACGAAGAATCCCGCAAGGCCATGCGCAACGCTCTGAAGCGCATCCAGGACGGTGAGTACGCGAAGATGTTCATCTCCGAAGGTGCTACCAACTACCCATCGATGACCGCCAAGCGCCGCAACAACGCCGCTCACGGCATCGAAATCATCGGCGAGCAACTGCGTTCGATGATGCCGTGGATCTCGGCTAACAAAATCGTCGACAAGACCAAGAACTGA
- the ilvN gene encoding acetolactate synthase small subunit, with the protein MRHIISLLLENEPGALSRVVGLFSQRNYNIESLTVAPTEDPTLSRLTLTTVGHDEVIEQITKNLNKLVEVVKLVDLSESAHIERELMLVKVKATGAQRAEIKRTTDIFRGQIVDVTASVYTVQLSGTSDKLDSFIQAIGTASILETVRSGVTGIARGDKVLSI; encoded by the coding sequence ATGCGGCACATCATTTCCCTGCTGCTGGAAAACGAACCTGGTGCTCTGTCCCGTGTGGTCGGCCTGTTCTCCCAGCGCAACTACAACATTGAAAGCCTGACCGTGGCGCCAACCGAAGACCCGACCCTGTCTCGTCTGACGCTGACCACCGTTGGCCATGACGAAGTGATCGAACAGATCACCAAGAACCTGAACAAACTGGTCGAAGTGGTGAAACTCGTCGACCTGTCGGAAAGCGCTCACATCGAGCGTGAACTGATGCTGGTCAAGGTCAAGGCCACCGGTGCCCAGCGCGCCGAGATCAAGCGCACCACGGATATCTTCCGTGGCCAGATCGTCGATGTGACCGCCAGCGTGTACACCGTGCAGCTGAGCGGTACCAGCGACAAGCTGGACAGCTTCATCCAGGCGATCGGCACCGCATCGATTCTCGAAACCGTGCGCAGCGGCGTTACCGGCATTGCCCGTGGCGACAAAGTGCTCAGCATCTAA